In Streptomyces violaceusniger Tu 4113, one DNA window encodes the following:
- a CDS encoding LLM class flavin-dependent oxidoreductase — protein sequence MADEQDRRDDQQDTIRARPLGSAPVPLSVLDLATVGSGVTAAEALRTTTELARLTERRGFHRFWVAEHHSMPGVASTSPAVILAHLAAHTERIRLGSGGVMLPNHAPLVIAEQFGTLEALAPGRVDLGLGRAPGTDGATAAALRRTDRLREGADDFPQQLAELTRFLDDDFPDGHRYARIHAVPGPVQGTVPGGVQSADRPSIWLLGSSGFSARLAGMLGLPFSFAHHFSAANTVPALDLYRETFRPSAALDRPYASIGVSAFAAEDEKEAHRQVLTGALAMVRLRTGRPGLVPTPEEAEAYEFNEIERDFINSWLANVEYGTPDQVREGLDGLIKRTGVDEIKITANAHGRDARLRSYELIADAYDLPTAQTEA from the coding sequence GTGGCCGATGAGCAGGACCGGCGAGACGACCAGCAGGACACCATCCGGGCCCGGCCCCTCGGCAGCGCACCGGTGCCCCTGTCGGTGCTGGACCTCGCGACCGTCGGCAGCGGGGTGACGGCCGCCGAGGCGCTGCGGACCACCACCGAGCTCGCCCGGCTCACCGAGCGCCGGGGCTTCCACCGCTTCTGGGTCGCCGAGCACCACTCCATGCCCGGGGTCGCCAGCACCTCACCGGCGGTGATCCTGGCCCATCTCGCCGCGCACACCGAGCGGATCCGGCTGGGCTCGGGCGGGGTGATGCTCCCCAACCACGCCCCGCTGGTCATCGCCGAGCAGTTCGGCACCCTGGAGGCGCTCGCCCCCGGCCGGGTGGACCTCGGCCTCGGCCGCGCGCCCGGCACCGACGGGGCCACGGCCGCCGCCCTGCGCCGCACCGACCGGCTGCGCGAGGGCGCCGACGACTTCCCCCAGCAGCTCGCCGAGCTGACCCGCTTCCTCGACGACGACTTCCCCGACGGCCACCGCTACGCCCGTATCCACGCGGTGCCGGGGCCGGTGCAGGGCACCGTGCCCGGCGGGGTCCAGTCCGCCGACCGGCCCTCGATCTGGCTGCTGGGCTCCAGCGGATTCAGCGCCCGGCTCGCCGGGATGCTCGGTCTGCCGTTCTCCTTCGCCCACCACTTCTCCGCGGCCAACACCGTCCCCGCGCTCGACCTCTACCGCGAGACCTTCCGGCCGTCCGCCGCGCTGGACCGGCCGTACGCCTCGATCGGCGTCTCGGCCTTCGCCGCCGAGGACGAGAAGGAGGCCCACCGGCAGGTGCTCACCGGCGCCCTAGCCATGGTCCGGCTGCGCACCGGCCGCCCCGGCCTGGTGCCGACGCCCGAGGAGGCCGAGGCGTATGAGTTCAACGAGATCGAGCGCGACTTCATCAACAGCTGGCTCGCCAACGTCGAATACGGCACCCCGGACCAGGTCCGCGAGGGGCTCGACGGGCTGATCAAGCGCACCGGAGTGGACGAAATCAAGATCACGGCCAATGCGCACGGCCGTGACGCCCGTCTGCGCTCGTACGAGCTGATCGCCGATGCCTACGATCTCCCGACGGCGCAGACGGAGGCGTAG